Genomic DNA from Elgaria multicarinata webbii isolate HBS135686 ecotype San Diego chromosome 2, rElgMul1.1.pri, whole genome shotgun sequence:
TCTAGAAAGCTGCCCTTTGATGTAGCGCTGGTGTCAGCTCTCCGGACTCTGAGTGAAAATATCTCCAACATTTTCTGCCCTGGTTGCTTGAACAGGATTGTGAGAGGTATTCAGAATTTCTCCCAGAAATAGTGATTATTTGTTATTACCCTGTACAGTATATCTAGAAAAACCAAAAGGTATCCTGTGGTTGTGGCATGAACTTTCCACATTGGAATCCAGCCTTTCAATAGTAACAATTACAATTCTCTGAAATTTGTTAGGGCTAGATGGGATTGAAGAGTTGAGTCAGAAAAGAGATGAGTAACGAAGATATGCATGTCAGGCAAAGATCAGCACAGGTAAAGTTAGATGCCTTTCACGCAAAAGTCCTGGCACAAATCAAAGGTTAACACTGGATGAGGTATATTTTAGCTTGTTGGGGAAATATGATGTTATTGACTTTATTGGCATCAAGCCCCAAATAGGATTCCTTGCACAATTTTATAGCATGTTAAAAAGAACAGATTCCAGTGagagattatttttattattactgtcTGGGGAAAATATTGTAGAGGAAGATACTTGAATAACACAATGCAGCAAAACACAGTATTCATGGGGAGGATCATGAGCATGCATTGGTGGGGAAGGGATCTGCTCTCCTGCCTGGGATCTTTGCTTATTCTAAGGCAACATTTGTCATGTGTATTCCTCCACAGGTATTTTTCTCTCCAGTGCCCACCCAAAGGAAGAAAGGACACAGAAAATAAGTTGTTTCAACTTCCTAGCAATGCTCATAGACaatctcttttcatttttttaaaagaaatatcaaCAGGTAAAACACagaaaaatggcagaagagaatcaCACATCTGTATCTGTGTTTGTTCTCTTGGGATTTGCAGATCAACCAGAGCTGCAGCGTCCGCTCTTTGTTTTGTTCCTGCCAGTCTATATCATTACCGTGGTGGGAAATCTGGGAATGATCATTTTAATCACGATGGACTCCCAACTCCAcacccccatgtacttcttcctcaGCAACCTGGCCCTTGCAGACCTTTGCTATTCCTCCAGTGTCACGCCAAGGATGTTGGCAAATTTAGCAGCAGGCTATAAAGACATTTCTTTCACTGAATGCTTGATacagtgttatctcttcattgcTCTGTCTCTCACAGAGTCCTTCATCCTGGCAGCCATGGCATATGATCGATATATGGCTATCTGTAATCCACTGACTTATACCACAAAAATGTCACGGAAGGTCTGTATCTGTCTGGTGGCAGTTCCCTCTGCATATGGTTTCCTAGATGCCACGATCCAGACCATATTCACCTTCCGCTTGACCTTTTGTAGCTCCAATGTCATCAATCACTTTTACTGCGCTGACCCACCTCTCCTAAAGCTTTCCTGCTCTGACCCCCATGTCAAATTCACCCTTATGTCAATCTCTGCCAGTTTCAACCTCATTAGCTCCCTAGTTGTTATTCTCATCTCTTACATTTTCATTCTCAGTGCCATCCTGAAGATCCCTTCCGCTGCTGGGAGGTACAAAACCTTCTCTACATGTGGTTTCCACCTGACAGCTGTCACTCTCTTCTATGGGACACTTTTTGCCATGTACGTCAGACGTCCCTCTAGCCTGTCACTCGAACAGAGCAAAATAGTTTCTGTGTTCTATGTGGTGGTGATCCCCATGCTGAATCCATTGATCTATAGCCTAAGGAACAAGGAGGTAAAGGGTGCCCTGAAGAGACTGTTGGGAAGGAAAGTGCGGAGTCAAATAGGTTTCTAAGTAACACACATCTGAAAGGATAATGTCCATAAGTCATTCCATGCTTGGTTGTATAAACAGCATGAAGTATGCGCTTATAAAAAGAAGGACTGTAAAAACTGCTCTTctacaccttgaatagctcctttaaagttctgactggttctgactgaaacccagaatggattcactgccctgctgactTCAGAGCCAGCACCACTGTGCGTGTCTATACTCCATTTCACTTGGTAGCAGTTgtacagctagggctggacctaaGGACCAGAGTCCAGGGCTTGCAGTTCAGTGCACCCCCAAATGGCACCCAGAGAGCAACAGGTGCAGAAGCAAATTTAATTTTGTtcttgtagtcatgatggtgctagaATGTCAGTGAACTTGAAAATGCAAGCTTGCATATTCTCAGAGtattattttctaaaataaaataaaatcggtACTGGCAAAcactttttttgttattgttccgATATATCAGGAAAGTAGAAGCCCTGTTAAAACATGGCATGGTAGTTGCATGTGGGGAAGAGCGATCTGAGTTGTGTGCTTCATAATTGGGGTATTCATGTCCATCTGAAGGGAGCCCCTGtaaaaccattaagtccaggtATAAAATTTCCTAACTGCATCACTGCACACCGGCAGCATTGGTGTCCCAGTGGTggcaatttgtaaataaaacaaaacaaaaacataacaagGGCAGAAGTAACTATGTGATTGAGATCACATGTCACTTAGACCTACTTTCCTGG
This window encodes:
- the LOC134393638 gene encoding olfactory receptor 5M11-like, producing the protein MAEENHTSVSVFVLLGFADQPELQRPLFVLFLPVYIITVVGNLGMIILITMDSQLHTPMYFFLSNLALADLCYSSSVTPRMLANLAAGYKDISFTECLIQCYLFIALSLTESFILAAMAYDRYMAICNPLTYTTKMSRKVCICLVAVPSAYGFLDATIQTIFTFRLTFCSSNVINHFYCADPPLLKLSCSDPHVKFTLMSISASFNLISSLVVILISYIFILSAILKIPSAAGRYKTFSTCGFHLTAVTLFYGTLFAMYVRRPSSLSLEQSKIVSVFYVVVIPMLNPLIYSLRNKEVKGALKRLKQRIQQHAQV